In Setaria viridis chromosome 5, Setaria_viridis_v4.0, whole genome shotgun sequence, the genomic stretch CAGACGGCACCATACCAGAATCATACTGTTCCACAGGTGTATTCTGCTCAGCCCCAAACAGCCGGACCATACCAGAATCAGTATCAGCAGGTTTATGCTGCAGGGTTTCAAACAGAAGGACCATACCTGGATCACAATCAGGTTCATGGTACAGGATTCCAAACAGCAAGACCATACCAGGGTCATAATCAGGTTTACCAAGCAGGGTTCCAACCAGCAGGAACATACCAGAACCAGAACCAACAGGTGCGTACTCCAGGGCTCCAAACCACAGGTCCTAACCAGAATCAGCAGAGGCGAAAGGGATACACATCGAATCATCAGACTAATAGGCATGCTGCGATGACAGCAAGATATGAGCCAGTTCGTGGACAGTTCAACAATGGATCAATATGGGACTCGCGATCACAAGCATCAAACAGTGCAGCTTCTCAAAGATAGCCTTCAAGATATCACTTACCAGCATAGATGGACTCCAGGAGGGTAGTAACAGATAATCTTCTGACTTTTGCATGGCAATATTCATCAATGTATGCCATGTTCGGCTTTTGCTCGACAACGGGCATCAGCTTTATGATATGAAACGTGGCTTTTGCCAGTAAACTCTGATATAAGCCTTGTGTTGTGTGGGTTGGCTATTGAGGCATCACAAACCTGTATTGCTGCATGGCTCTCTTTCTGTATGTTCTTGCTGTAAATTGCTGTTCACTAGCAGTCAGTTTACAATTACCAGATGCAGGTTGTAGTAAAGGTGAAATCTCATGACTTTGTGTCTACTTACAGCGCCTTTCATAAAATTCATTTACCGGTTACCGCATGTGCCCGGCGTTCAGAAACTTTGCGTCATGTAAACAGCATGGTTTTAGTCGAGGAAGCATATTATACCACATAGGAAGCtcgacaaagaaagaaaaacagtTCAGAACATAGCTGTTTTACAACAATATCACACCAGACAGAGACACCCGGCACGCATAGACGATGAACAACATACTGTACTAAAGATGCCATGTCACTGACCATTATGGGAGATGGGCAGATGGCATGAGACAGCACTAGACCTTCAATCCTTCTTTCCGATGCCATGGGACATGTTGTAGACCCCTCTTCCCTGCGCATCGAATCGAGCACGCCGGATGTTTAAAAATTCAAACACGAGAATAAAAATGCTAGGGTATCCTAGTTAGTGGTAACAGCATGGACGCCAGATTTGCTTACGATGAGGAACAagctggaggcggcgagggcgagggggATGCCGACGGAGGTGACGGCGTCGTACCGGCCCTTCAAGTAGGTGTGCTTGTGGACGTTCTGGAAGTACCTCTGCAGCTCCAGCAGCTTCTCCCTCGGCCGGAACGGCGGCTCCAGCTCCGGCATCCTGCACACCACGAAATCCGCCCGCGTCGACAACCAAAATCATGGAGTTGCATACCAGCATGTCTGGTTCTCGGGAGGGAGTGTGTGTACCTGGACTCCTGGagagttgtgacttgtgagattGTTACCTCTGTGTACCTGATCGAGAAGAGCTCCAAGGATCTCTCAATTCTCAAGGAGGCAGCAACGAAGCAAAGGTCACTGTTATGTGCCGGAGGCGAGAATCTCTTGCAGGGGCTGTGGTTTTCAACTGGAAGGAAGCTCCCAGAAGCAAATTTTCGCAGTTTTGATCCGGGCCGTCAATCTTGGATCAAATCACACTCTCAGCCGTCCGATTGTATTGGCTTAGCGCCACCGTTACAGCCCGGTAGGGTAAGCCTTTCCCTGCCAGTCTGCCCTGCCCACTGAGGCTTGGAGCTGAGAAAGCGGCCGCAAGCAAATCCTACTCCTATCTATCCCGAACCTGTGAACCCAATCGAAtgacgccgacggcgagccTCCTCCCGGCTCCACCCTTCGTCTCCATCTCCGATGCGCgccgcctccagctcctcccgtgcggccgctgccggcctcGCCTCCGCTGTGGCGGCACGGAGTGGGGCTCTGTACGGACCCAGATGCTATCCTCTTTCGTCGGTAAGAGAGTATGGGGGAACCTTACCTTACCTTTGAATGGATTGCTCTGGTTGTGGGGTCCGTTCCTTCTTTGCTGGGCGCAATCCAACCCAAATATTTCTCCCTCTCGTGCTCTTGAGGGATTGATTTTTACCCTTCTTTGGCTTCTAAATGTAGGGAGCAGAAGATCGAGCCGCAGAAGCGTTATCTGCGCCTCCCtgtttggagttggagctccCGAAGCACTGGTCATTGGAGTGGTCGCCTTGTTGGTGTTTGGCCCCAAGGGTCTAGCAGAGGTAAATTACCTGCGTCCACAAGCCTTGCCAGCTTGGGGCTATCTGCTCTTTAACTTTGCTTGAGAGGTGGTGCTAGCAATCGTGAAACATTGACCAAGGTATAGAACTTTTCTCGATCCAAAGATAATTTAACTCCGATAATGTTATATATGGACCAGCTAATTCTTTAACCCGCTGTTCAGCCCTTTGTCCATTCAGATTCGTCCCGGCGcatactttttcttcttccaactATCTGTTTAGGCCACTCGATCCGTTGAAATGCTTAGTAGCTGCTCTCTTCTTCTGAGTTTATCCATCAGCTGCCATAACTATGAGTAGCTTAATTCCTCTGCCAATCACTGTCGACCACTTGCAAGAAATGGCAATATATTTCGTGGGCTAATGAGCATGCCATGATGTCAATTGTTGAGTTACGATTAATGTAAGCATGGCAGTGGCATAGCTGTGAACTGTTTACACTTGCATCTGCCATTGGAATTGATGCCACCATTAATCAACTTTTGGCTTCAGAAAATAAACATGAGGTTAACCAAAAGAATTTCCCCTGTCGTGCTGTTCTTTTGTTGGGCACAGAAAATTACTTATCTAATGCTATGTGTGATTTTACTTGATCTCGGAACAGTTAAGTAGGCATAATGATAGTAGGTTAGGGATATCCCTGCCCTCCGAACTGGACGTGAGGATCTCCCCTCATCCAGTTCTCTGCAGGGGAATCTTTGAGCTGTTAAGTTTCTCCCCTATAGGAAGCTTTAATAGTGGAACACTATTGCAATTATGGAATTGTTATCATGACTTCCAAGCACCATCCTCACTGAATTTAGTGCCTGTAATTTCTTAAACTGTTGGGTGTACTGCCCTAACTGGAATAGTTCTAGGCAAAAGATATTGTGGGCTGTGGCACATGTGTGCGTTAAGGTTCACCTCAAACTTAATTTTAACACACCTACTCGATCTGCCAGCAATAAAAGTCAAGATGCATTCTGCCCTCTAGCTTTTCTCCAAGTTTACTTTTAAATGTTTTTCTCTTTGCTTCTGTACTTGGGAGTCATTTGCATATCAGCAAATGTTCTCTACCAAATCTATGATGTCAGGCTTGCTTTTTAGGGCATGCTTTGGATGCGCTGCTAAGTGCTAACACAAGGATTATTGGTCTCATTTGCTAACTTGTTTGCAGGTAGCCAGGAATTTGGGGAAGACTTTGCGTGCTTTCCAGCCAACCATAAGAGAGTTACAGGTTGGTTCTTGGTTTATTGTTGCAATATGTTTGATGATCTTGTTACGTAATGTGATAGGATTTTCTGCACTTAGGATGTATCAAGGGAGTTCAGGAGCACTCTTGAACGAGAAATCGGAATTGATGAGGTTCCCCCATCCTCGAATTATAGGCCCACAACAACGAATATCAACCAACAACCCGCCGCGGACCCAAGTTAGTTGATTTTACTACATCTGAAGTTCTTTTCAATGGAATCGTGCAAAACTCAGTTTAAACTTTAAAGAACTAATCTAAAAAAACACATTAGAGAATCATGCATGTCAGTCAAATGCCACAGATACCCCTTGATGCACATGCAGTGCTCTTATCCCTAGTAGTTGCTGGCAAACCTCTGTTTACCTGTACATTATCTGTTTCAGTTTTGGTCTTCCTTAGCCATTCCATTTTGTTGAATACTAACCAACAACCAGAAATATTTATTATATGCTAACAATAACCAGAAATCATTTACATCTAGAAGATGATATCGAGTCAATTAGTTGACTGATTAGCATTTTCCCTGTTATGAATTCTTTCATGTGAACTCAAGGCCCATGGCCTTTGATTATATCTCTCTTATTTATTTGGAAAAGAAAATCGTGTAGGTTCCTTGTTCTGAATTTTATCAGGAAAAATTTACTTGAAACCAG encodes the following:
- the LOC117856541 gene encoding uncharacterized protein; translated protein: MPELEPPFRPREKLLELQRYFQNVHKHTYLKGRYDAVTSVGIPLALAASSLFLIGRGVYNMSHGIGKKD
- the LOC117857412 gene encoding sec-independent protein translocase protein TATB, chloroplastic; translation: MTPTASLLPAPPFVSISDARRLQLLPCGRCRPRLRCGGTEWGSVRTQMLSSFVGSRRSSRRSVICASLFGVGAPEALVIGVVALLVFGPKGLAEVARNLGKTLRAFQPTIRELQDVSREFRSTLEREIGIDEVPPSSNYRPTTTNINQQPAADPNAKPETAPYTSEELMKVTEEQIAASAAAAWNTQPASSQQQEAAPTTQSTDTATSGGNDGPAAPAPAPVAATESDASQAKQSEKADTER